A section of the Alkalihalobacillus sp. LMS39 genome encodes:
- the tsaD gene encoding tRNA (adenosine(37)-N6)-threonylcarbamoyltransferase complex transferase subunit TsaD produces MKDELILAIETSCDETAVAVIKNGREILANIVSSQIESHKRFGGVVPEIASRHHVEQITYIIEQAMKEANCLFSDLDAIAVTEGPGLVGALLIGVNAAKAVAFAHQLPLIGVHHIAGHIYANRLVTELQFPLLTLVVSGGHTELVYMPEHGVFEVIGETRDDAVGEAYDKVARTLGLPYPGGPHIDRLAHEGEDTLDLPRAWLEQNSYDFSFSGLKSAVINQLHNANQRGIELKKEDVAASFQASVIDVLVTKSIRAVKQYNVKQFLLAGGVAANRGLREKLEQSFADNPVELVIPPLSLCTDNAAMIGAAASIYVKKGRFATYELNGQPGLELNH; encoded by the coding sequence ATGAAGGATGAATTAATTTTAGCAATTGAAACAAGCTGTGACGAAACGGCAGTAGCGGTTATTAAAAATGGTAGAGAAATTCTGGCCAATATTGTCTCTTCACAAATTGAAAGCCATAAACGCTTTGGCGGTGTTGTTCCAGAGATCGCATCAAGGCATCATGTTGAGCAAATTACTTATATAATTGAACAAGCCATGAAAGAAGCGAACTGTCTATTTTCTGATCTTGATGCGATAGCTGTGACAGAAGGACCTGGTTTAGTTGGAGCACTTCTTATTGGAGTTAATGCAGCAAAAGCCGTTGCGTTTGCCCATCAACTCCCTTTAATTGGTGTTCACCATATTGCAGGGCATATCTATGCGAACCGTCTTGTAACAGAGTTACAATTTCCGCTTTTAACCCTTGTTGTGTCAGGTGGTCATACAGAGCTTGTTTACATGCCTGAACATGGCGTGTTTGAAGTTATTGGGGAAACAAGAGATGATGCGGTTGGTGAAGCTTATGATAAAGTGGCGCGCACTCTAGGGCTTCCTTATCCAGGTGGTCCTCATATTGACCGTCTTGCCCATGAAGGCGAAGACACCCTCGATTTACCGCGGGCATGGTTAGAGCAAAATTCTTACGATTTTAGTTTTAGTGGGTTGAAATCAGCTGTCATTAATCAACTCCACAATGCAAACCAACGTGGAATTGAATTAAAAAAAGAGGATGTAGCAGCTAGTTTTCAAGCGAGTGTAATTGACGTGCTTGTTACAAAATCAATTCGTGCTGTAAAACAATATAATGTTAAGCAGTTTCTTCTGGCAGGTGGAGTCGCTGCAAATCGAGGATTGCGCGAAAAGTTAGAGCAATCTTTTGCAGATAACCCTGTTGAATTGGTAATTCCACCACTGTCACTTTGTACCGATAATGCAGCTATGATCGGGGCTGCAGCAAGCATTTATGTAAAAAAAGGTAGATTTGCGACCTATGAATTAAATGGACAACCGGGCTTAGAATTAAATCATTAA
- a CDS encoding ABC-F family ATP-binding cassette domain-containing protein → MILLQCVQLTKSFGAEPILSNIKLEIQSRERIALVGRNGAGKSTLLKIVAGQLSYDSGEIIIPKHVTFGYLSQHSGLESELSIWDEMLLVFEPLRKMEKHLRQLELSMADPDVLANATKYEKLLAEYDQLQVNFKDQGGYQYEADIRSVLAGLHFDHLDYSTKISSLSGGQKTRLALGKLLLTKPHLLILDEPTNHLDIETLTWLEQYLSNYDGAVFIVSHDRYFLDKIVNQVYELSRTKATKFSGNYSNYLEEKARRFEQDVKQYEKQQDEIAKLEDFVQRNIARASTTKRAQSRRKQLERMDRMDRPAGMEKATSFSFTIDRQTGNEVVKASDLSVQFGDKPLFQNITFDITRGESVALVGPNGIGKSTLLKVLTEQLEPKEGHFRLGSNVKIGYYDQEQANLSSNKQVLYELWDDYPLTPEKEIRTVLGNFLFSGDDVLKIVSDLSGGEKARLALAKLMMQKANFLILDEPTNHLDLDSKEVLESALLDYPGTILFVSHDRYFLNRLATQIIELSPTNVTTYLGDYDYYVEKKAEMAERKELANQQKATTATEKNVKSDKTAFQQDKEQKRKERQRLRRIEEIEAEIDKLEQLVSVTEELLCLPETFEDVEKAKNLQNQVETTQAQIEQLMEEWEQLQLE, encoded by the coding sequence ATGCGTTCAATTAACTAAATCGTTTGGTGCTGAACCTATTTTATCGAATATAAAGCTAGAAATACAGTCAAGAGAACGAATAGCTTTAGTTGGGCGGAACGGCGCTGGAAAATCAACATTGTTAAAAATAGTAGCCGGTCAACTCTCCTATGACTCTGGTGAAATTATCATACCAAAACACGTGACGTTTGGATACCTCTCTCAACATTCTGGACTAGAATCTGAACTTTCTATTTGGGACGAAATGCTTCTCGTCTTTGAACCGTTACGAAAAATGGAAAAGCATCTTCGCCAGCTTGAACTGTCAATGGCTGACCCAGATGTTTTAGCCAATGCAACAAAATATGAAAAGCTCTTAGCAGAATATGATCAGCTGCAAGTGAACTTTAAAGACCAAGGTGGGTATCAATACGAAGCAGATATCCGCTCTGTATTAGCGGGCTTACACTTTGATCATCTCGACTACTCTACGAAAATTTCATCGTTAAGTGGAGGACAAAAAACGAGATTAGCGCTTGGTAAACTTCTTTTAACAAAACCACATTTGCTTATTTTGGACGAGCCGACGAACCATCTTGATATCGAAACTTTAACATGGCTTGAACAATATTTATCGAATTATGATGGTGCGGTTTTTATTGTGTCGCATGACCGGTATTTCTTAGATAAAATTGTCAATCAAGTATACGAGCTCTCCCGTACAAAAGCAACAAAGTTTAGTGGAAACTATAGTAATTATCTAGAAGAAAAAGCGAGACGCTTTGAACAAGATGTTAAACAATATGAAAAACAGCAAGATGAAATTGCAAAACTCGAAGACTTTGTACAACGAAATATTGCTAGAGCATCAACAACAAAGCGAGCACAAAGCCGCCGTAAACAGCTAGAACGTATGGATCGAATGGATCGGCCCGCTGGAATGGAAAAGGCAACATCCTTTTCCTTTACAATTGACCGACAAACAGGCAATGAAGTTGTTAAAGCGTCCGACCTTTCTGTGCAATTTGGCGACAAACCCCTTTTTCAAAACATCACGTTTGATATTACTCGTGGTGAAAGTGTTGCTTTAGTCGGTCCAAACGGAATCGGTAAATCGACATTATTAAAAGTGTTAACGGAACAGCTCGAGCCAAAAGAAGGACACTTTCGCTTAGGTAGTAATGTAAAAATCGGCTATTACGACCAAGAACAAGCTAACTTATCTTCAAACAAGCAAGTACTTTATGAGTTATGGGACGACTATCCGCTCACACCTGAAAAAGAAATACGAACCGTGTTAGGAAACTTCCTCTTTAGTGGGGACGATGTGTTAAAAATCGTGTCTGATTTGAGTGGTGGAGAAAAAGCAAGACTGGCCTTAGCTAAATTAATGATGCAAAAAGCAAATTTCTTGATTTTAGATGAGCCGACAAACCACCTTGATTTAGATAGTAAAGAAGTATTGGAATCTGCCTTGCTTGATTATCCGGGAACCATCCTGTTTGTTTCCCATGACCGTTATTTCCTAAATCGATTAGCCACACAAATTATTGAGCTTTCTCCGACAAACGTTACAACATATTTAGGAGATTATGATTATTATGTAGAGAAAAAAGCTGAGATGGCGGAACGAAAAGAATTAGCGAACCAACAAAAAGCAACAACAGCAACAGAAAAAAATGTAAAATCAGATAAAACGGCTTTTCAACAAGATAAAGAGCAAAAACGAAAAGAACGCCAACGGCTACGCCGTATTGAAGAAATTGAAGCTGAGATTGATAAGCTTGAACAGCTTGTAAGTGTAACCGAGGAGTTATTATGTTTACCTGAGACATTTGAAGATGTTGAAAAAGCAAAAAACCTCCAAAACCAGGTTGAAACAACACAAGCACAAATTGAACAACTAATGGAAGAATGGGAACAGCTACAATTAGAGTAA